From Zingiber officinale cultivar Zhangliang chromosome 5B, Zo_v1.1, whole genome shotgun sequence, the proteins below share one genomic window:
- the LOC121986047 gene encoding mitochondrial outer membrane protein porin 1-like: MGPGLYFEIGKKARDLLYKDYQTDQKFTVTTYTSNGVAITASGTRKNDLLSGELHSQIKNKNIIFDVKTNSNSNVTTTITVDEVATPGLKAIFSYVLPDQKSGKVEVQYLHDYAGVNASIGLTTNPVINLSGVIGSKAFAVGSDVAFDTASGNFTKCNAGLSITNQDLIAALTLNNKGDSLSASYYHIVKPLTNTAVGGELTHYFSSNENTLTFGTQHVLDPLTTVKARFNNYGMASALIQHEWKPKSFLTISGEVDTKAIEKSSKVGLSLVLKA; this comes from the exons ATGGGCCCAGGTCTCTACTTCGAGATCGGCAAGAAGGCCCGAG ACCTTCTCTACAAGGactaccagaccgatcagaagtttACCGTCACCACTTATACCTCTAATGGAGTT GCTATTACGGCTTCAGGTACAAGAAAGAATGATTTACTTTCAGGGGAGTTACATTCTCAGATAAAGAACAAGAATATTATTTTTGATGTGAAAACAAACTCAAATTCCAAT GTCACAACCACAATTACTGTTGATGAAGTTGCAACCCCAGGGTTGAAGGCAATTTTCAGCTATGTTCTCCCTGACCAGAAGTCGGGCAAG GTTGAGGTTCAATACCTGCATGACTATGCCGGAGTTAATGCAAGTATAGGATTGACAACCAATCCCGTGATCAACCTTTCTGGTGTGATTGGCTCCAAAGCTTTTGCAGTTGGTTCTGATGTGGCATTTGATACTGCGTCTGGGAATTTCACCAAGTGCAATGCTGGTTTGAGCATCACCAATCAGGATCTTATTGCTGCCTTAACTCT GAATAACAAGGGTGATAGCTTGAGTGCTTCTTATTATCACATAGTCAAACCTTTAACCAACACAGCAGTGGGTGGAGAGCTGACCCATTACTTCTCGAGCAACGAGAACACTCTCACCTTCGGAACACAGCATGTTCTGGACCCTCTGACCACAGTCAAGGCACGCTTCAATAACTATGGCATGGCTAGTGCACTTATCCAACATGAGTGGAAGCCCAAATCTTTCTTGACCATCTCAGGTGAAGTTGACACTAAGGCCATTGAGAAGAGTTCTAAAGTTGGCTTGTCATTGGTGCTCAAGGCTTAG